GCCGTCCCTAAGCTCCAACCGCCTTCCACAGGCAGAATTCCCAGAGTCTTAAGACTTCCAGAGGGAAGATagtatgactttttaaaaagtgtacaactatgatatactcattttagaaaaaaattagaatatttagataataaaggaaggaaataaaaaccacGGCAGACCCATGACCCTGGGACAACGGCTCTCAGCttcttgtgtgtgtgcacgtgacAGGTTAGGGCACCTGCTAGGTCACTCCACAGCCTTATCGTGGAGCCTTGCTTTGCCCAACAGGACGAGAGTACACGTGAGGCCAGCGGGGGCTTCGGGGTGCGTGTGCCACTGGCCTCTGTCACTCACCATGAGACCCTGCGCTGGCAGCCGCTGGTCCAGGACACATGGGAGATGCTGGACCACACCCAGCCCCAACCACAGCCTTCCATAAAGCTCCGCCCTCCAGAGCCAGGAGCCTCCAGCCAACACTCAGACCCCTGAGCAGGAACAATAAATGCTGCCGCGAGCCGCTGTCGGGTGTTTTGTTACGCGGCACCATTGCAGCAACAGCTGACTGGTACAGTCTGCCTACGCTCTTCGCTGGTCCTGTCTGGTTCTCCAGCCTCTCACACAGCGTGTGGGAACACCCTCGGCCGTCTACATTTCTCACTGCTCCATCACCCAAAGAAGCGGAACAAACTCTAAAATCTCCTGTCCCTCAGTGGTCCTACTTCTGTGACCAATGTCCAGCCTGCATCTGTGACATCCTTTCTTGGTTAATGACTTCGTTTACAAATGCCTCTTGAGTTCCTATTATGGGCTAGGACTCAGGGGCCAGTGGGGGTGTCACTTCTGTTTTCACAGCAACTTTACCCAGACAGAGACGGGGGAGCACCTGCCCTACGTTCAGCCGTGTGCTCAGGGCCCTGCCACGCCCGGGTGCGGGACCATGGGAGAGCAGACAGCACCACCACGCGCTGTCTCCCCGTGTCGGTCCCCCCACGTCTCAGGGTGGGAAGAGCTGTGGTTAGTGGGGCCTGTGTCCAGTCTCAGCAAGCCCCTGTTTCAGTTGGAAACCCTCCTTGTGCAGGAGCATCCAAACGCACCAAAGAATAAAACTCTGTGACGCTCGGTCGCAATGACTTAGGGAAACTGCCGGACAAGAGGGACGTCGCCCACAAGTCCTGCCACGCAGGTTACCTGGCTCGGAGCCACCTCAATGGGCTGCCTCTGGATGATCCAGGTGACCGACTCGGCCAGCGGCGGGGTGGTGAGGGAGCCTGCGTAGGTCCAGTAGTCCCGGCAGGCGGGCAGCAGGCGGCAGGGGTCGAAGGGGCCCAGGGCCGCCCGTGAGTCCTGGGAGAACAAGAACCGCGGGCGTCAGTTCTCAGGGGAGACCAGGGGctgcaggaaggggcagaggcgGCGTCAGGCTTATCTCAGCGCTCGTGGGCTTGGTGCGCTTGGGGGGAAGCGTCTTCCCCGAGATAAAGGCTTGAGGCCACCGGTGAGGCCACCGTTGGCACATCTGGAAGCCAGGACTAGAAAGTGTGACCCTTATATACAGAGCAGGAATTCCCACCAAATGCttgtagttttccttttaaagtcattcatctttatatattttaggtataaaaatagtacattttcTATTGTATTCAAATATagatataccataaaatttaacatcttttttttttttttttttttttctgagacagagtctcagacCCGGTTTGTGCACAGGAGCGAGATGGCCCAGGGCCTTCCAGAGAGGGGAGCAGGCCCTGCGCAAACGGCCCGACAGCCGCCTCCGGTCTCTCCCGGCACGAGGTGGGACCCCGCGTGGGGGGTGGATGCTGGTTGGGAAAACATCCCCCCGCCCAGGTTTACTCTGGCCGTGCACCAGCGGGGGAAGAGGCCGGGGCACCCTGAGGAGTTCCTGAGCCACAGACGGAGCGCAGGGGGGGATCTGGGCTCGGTCCCACGGGGCCGGCGGGGCCAGCATCAAGGGGAACGCAGGGCACAGATCAAACGGCTCCTGGGGCCCGGCCCGAGGAAGGGCTGGCCCCAGTGCCCATCTGGACCCGCTCACACCATTGTTCAGACAGGTGCAGCCTCATCCGTCCCCACCGCTGAGGATCACCACGACTCCTTCTGCCCTGGAATTCTTTTGTTTGGAACTGAGTAAATAAACTACATTTCTGTGGTATTTCCACCTCTGCATCAAAGTCCCTTTCCTTGCTGATCTTGGAGAAAAGCGACGTGGTTGTCCTTGTCATCTTTCTGAGCTGTGCTTGGCGTGGCGCAGCCGAGGCCGGGCGGAGACCTGCAGTGTGGGCCTGAGCCCTGCGCCGGGGCAGCCCTGTCCTCCCCGGCCCCATGTTCTCCCTGGACAGGGACGGTCTTGGGTTCTCACCCAGGGAGCGTGCCGGGTGGCATGGGGTCCCCACTCTGAAGTGTTAATAGGTATTGATTTCAGTCTGTGCTAAACAAACTTCACCACGGGTGGATGCCATTGCTTGGGCCAATCAATTTTAAGTAAACAGCAGTCCCAGTGACAAGCAGATGTGTCAAAAACCTTCAAATGCTGCCTGAAGGGCTGAATTTTGGGAAACCCCAATGGAGCCCAACACTCTTACTCTACCGAGGAGCAAACCCATTTGAGGCCCGCGGAGCCAGCGGGGGCGCGGCCAGAACCGGCCCGTGGAATCCCCTTTCCGGGGCTGGCATCGCTCCCGCCATGATGCCCTATCCCTGGAGCTGTTTATCTTCCCCTGCAAACGAGCCACCCGTGTGCACAGCTTTGCCGTCAGATTACGCCAATGTCAACGTGTGCAGCTCACCTTGTGCCGTATGTCCGGGAGGGCGTCCACCACCCGCTGCAGCGCCCGGTGCGGGGCTCCCAGCTGCGCAGCACAGACATGACACGTTAGCCGGAGACGCAGAGGCGGGGGGACGGCGCGCTTCGCCGTAAACGGACGGTGCTTAGGAAGCAACTCCGAACGATCCCTCTCTCGCTGCTTGCTTCGTTAGGGGAGCCGCGCCCTGGCAGGTGATTACCTTTAAAAACACACCTATCACAGCCAAGCCGTTCTCTCCCGTGACGGCTTCCTGGTAGCTTTGGTATTTCACAGCATTCCAGTGAACTAAATGCAGCTGAAACACAGTAGAAAGAGGATTTAAGTTGACCGTGACacagcaagaaataaaactgtcatttccCCTTCCGCGTGGCAGCCCTAGGTGTCTGCTTAATAATTTCAGTGGATTTAGTTGTGGCAGCCGGGTGCGCACAAGCCCAGCGCTGCCCTCG
The Lemur catta isolate mLemCat1 chromosome 20, mLemCat1.pri, whole genome shotgun sequence DNA segment above includes these coding regions:
- the LOC123625374 gene encoding carbonic anhydrase 5A, mitochondrial-like, translating into MTTWKSKAVHPLWTGPVPVPGGSRQSPINIRARDSVYDPRLKPLQVAYDAASCMFVWNTGYLCQVEFDSATEGSGISGGPLENHYRLKQFHFHWGAVNEWGSEHTVDDHVYPAELHLVHWNAVKYQSYQEAVTGENGLAVIGVFLKLGAPHRALQRVVDALPDIRHKDSRAALGPFDPCRLLPACRDYWTYAGSLTTPPLAESVTWIIQRQPIEVAPSQVTCVAGLVGDVPLVRQFP